A single window of Syntrophotalea acetylenica DNA harbors:
- a CDS encoding murein hydrolase activator EnvC family protein has protein sequence MIWNRGLRFACLLAVSLVIMLGGVCPASAGDLARQRKNLKEIQGRIDNLSRQLKSSQQQEGSVEQELRKLENQLATLQGDSSRLQGRLSRLEKDIAAKEQHAGQLKTQITKQDQQVRRRLRVLYRRGEMRLFNLLFEQASPAKIAENFFYLARLVRRDRQLLKQFRDDWRTLHATLGELEQLRKDQRQRLDVLAASRRTLDKGRQTRQAALGNLRDNRAALKDELSQLRQKAKRLQSLLKTLETEKPREYSGASGPFGRKKGSLPWPGPGSLAVRFGSNFNAELGTRYESQGIELAQAAGSPIYAVAEGKVAFAKVFHGFGNMIILDHGGGYFTLYAQASQLLRKAGDTVAPGDKIGMSGFGGGKTLYFEIRKRGTPLDPLQWLKPRR, from the coding sequence ATGATATGGAATCGGGGTTTGCGTTTCGCCTGTTTGCTGGCCGTTTCCCTGGTTATCATGCTGGGTGGTGTCTGTCCGGCCAGTGCCGGGGATCTGGCGCGTCAACGGAAGAATCTCAAGGAAATACAAGGTCGCATCGACAACCTTTCCCGGCAACTTAAAAGCAGCCAGCAGCAGGAGGGGTCGGTTGAACAGGAGTTGCGGAAGCTTGAAAATCAGCTCGCGACATTGCAAGGCGACTCCAGCCGTTTGCAGGGCCGACTGTCCCGCCTGGAAAAAGATATCGCGGCAAAGGAACAGCACGCCGGTCAATTGAAAACGCAGATTACCAAACAGGATCAACAGGTACGGCGGCGTCTACGGGTCTTGTATCGACGGGGCGAAATGCGCCTTTTCAACCTCCTGTTCGAGCAGGCTTCACCGGCAAAAATCGCCGAAAATTTCTTTTATCTTGCCCGTCTTGTGCGTCGGGACCGTCAACTGCTCAAGCAGTTCCGTGATGATTGGCGCACATTGCATGCCACGCTTGGCGAACTGGAACAGCTGCGGAAGGACCAGCGTCAGCGGCTGGACGTGCTTGCCGCCAGCCGGCGTACGCTGGACAAGGGGCGTCAGACCCGACAGGCCGCGCTCGGGAACCTGCGGGATAACCGTGCGGCCCTGAAGGACGAGCTGTCACAATTGCGCCAGAAGGCCAAACGTCTTCAGAGCCTGCTTAAAACCCTTGAAACGGAAAAACCGCGCGAGTATAGTGGCGCGTCAGGTCCCTTTGGTCGCAAAAAAGGTTCCTTGCCATGGCCCGGCCCCGGGTCGCTGGCCGTACGATTCGGCAGTAATTTCAATGCCGAACTCGGCACCCGCTATGAGAGTCAGGGGATCGAACTGGCGCAGGCCGCCGGATCTCCGATCTATGCGGTTGCCGAGGGTAAGGTTGCCTTCGCCAAAGTCTTTCACGGTTTTGGCAACATGATCATTCTCGATCATGGCGGCGGCTATTTCACCCTTTACGCCCAGGCCAGCCAATTGCTCAGAAAAGCCGGAGATACGGTTGCCCCGGGGGATAAGATCGGCATGTCCGGTTTTGGTGGCGGCAAGACGCTCTATTTCGAAATAAGAAAACGCGGCACGCCTCTGGATCCTCTCCAGTGGCTCAAACCGCGACGTTAA
- a CDS encoding S41 family peptidase, with product MTKGKRIVLLSLLMLAAGFAVANYFVSCSEAKTGTPYKELEQFTDVLTIIQNSYVEEVPLEKLVEGAINGMLGVLDPHSSYLSPEMFREMQIDTTGEFGGLGIEITIKDGVLTIVSPIEDTPAHRAGLAAGDMIVKISDRFTKDLTIMEAVKLMRGPAGSSITITIMRNAFDKPKEITLTRENIKVKSVKSRLLDDGFGYVRLAQFQERSARDLRAALKQLHAQNKGGLQGLILDLRNNPGGLLEQAAEVADLFLSKGLIVYTEGRIEDSRLRFEAHRQGTEPDYPMVVLINGGSASASEIVAGALQDNRRAIVLGTQSFGKGSVQTVISLENESGLRLTTARYFTPNGTSIQAKGITPDITVRPMELREVEDGPTLREKDLSNHMEENTAAEPPSTPGASTVDGSRPEAGLPEDYQLLRALDLLRGWELLKGLKSAA from the coding sequence ATGACGAAAGGCAAGCGGATTGTCCTGTTATCGCTATTGATGCTGGCGGCAGGCTTTGCGGTGGCGAACTATTTTGTCAGCTGCAGCGAGGCAAAAACCGGAACGCCATACAAGGAACTGGAACAGTTTACCGATGTGCTGACCATTATTCAAAACAGTTACGTCGAGGAAGTGCCTCTGGAAAAACTCGTCGAAGGCGCCATCAACGGTATGCTGGGCGTGCTCGATCCGCACTCCTCCTATCTGTCCCCCGAGATGTTTCGGGAGATGCAGATCGATACCACCGGAGAGTTCGGCGGCCTTGGTATCGAAATCACCATCAAGGACGGCGTGCTGACCATTGTTTCACCCATCGAGGATACGCCGGCGCACCGTGCCGGTCTTGCGGCCGGGGACATGATCGTCAAGATTTCCGACCGTTTCACCAAGGACCTGACCATCATGGAAGCGGTCAAGCTGATGCGCGGTCCGGCCGGAAGCAGTATCACCATCACCATCATGCGCAATGCCTTCGATAAACCGAAGGAAATAACCCTCACCCGGGAAAACATCAAGGTCAAGAGCGTAAAATCCCGTTTGCTCGATGACGGTTTCGGGTATGTGCGTCTTGCCCAGTTTCAGGAGCGCAGCGCCAGGGACCTGAGAGCGGCGCTCAAGCAGTTGCATGCGCAGAACAAGGGTGGGCTGCAGGGACTGATCCTTGATTTGCGCAACAATCCCGGCGGACTTCTCGAACAGGCCGCGGAAGTCGCCGACCTGTTTCTGTCCAAGGGGCTCATTGTCTACACCGAGGGCAGAATCGAGGACAGCCGCCTGCGCTTTGAAGCCCACCGTCAGGGTACCGAGCCGGACTATCCCATGGTGGTACTGATCAACGGCGGTAGTGCCAGCGCCTCCGAAATCGTCGCCGGCGCCCTGCAGGACAATCGCCGCGCTATCGTTCTCGGCACCCAGAGTTTCGGTAAAGGTTCGGTGCAGACCGTCATTTCCCTGGAAAACGAATCCGGCCTGAGATTGACCACCGCTCGTTACTTTACCCCCAACGGCACCTCCATTCAGGCCAAGGGTATTACGCCCGATATCACGGTCCGGCCGATGGAACTGCGGGAAGTCGAAGACGGCCCGACGTTGAGGGAGAAGGACCTGAGCAATCACATGGAAGAAAACACCGCGGCGGAACCGCCATCGACACCCGGTGCGTCGACCGTGGACGGGAGCCGGCCGGAGGCTGGTCTGCCGGAAGACTACCAGCTGTTGCGGGCGCTCGATCTGCTTCGTGGCTGGGAATTGCTCAAGGGGCTCAAATCCGCAGCCTGA
- a CDS encoding divergent polysaccharide deacetylase family protein, with product MATNKNPSRRKRPTSRRKTDRTFQVLLASLFLLVFLVASLAVLTLVQRNRPQVAPPAVATAPSPPQVPAPEVPPCATVPEEKTDHAALQLLIERALWKGGVAFSNRNVVLEQGVLHYRLSGALPEGSWYNDLRRVLEQDFPSVSLEQSIPPGQRLTISMHKEPQVVLHFQPPADSQVMVPPRGKVPGPKAKIAIVVDDLGRDLEALRTLLSLDLDLTMAVMPDEPHTRQAAELAHRAGREVLVHMPMEPDSYPRNDPGPGALLLGQDPVEIRQRVSAMFEKVPHAVGGNNHMGSRFTQYPEGMRAVFEVMKDHGLFFVDSRTSPGSVAFSEARQAGVAAATRDVFLDNYQDVEAIARQLRETVKIARSRRQAIAICHPYPETLAALKREAAFLRQADLQVVPVSHLLQR from the coding sequence ATGGCCACCAACAAGAATCCTTCCCGCCGGAAACGGCCGACCTCAAGGCGCAAAACGGACCGAACTTTTCAGGTTCTGCTGGCCTCTCTGTTTCTGCTGGTTTTCCTGGTCGCCAGCCTTGCAGTCCTGACGCTGGTGCAGCGCAACCGGCCGCAGGTTGCCCCTCCGGCCGTAGCCACGGCGCCGTCACCGCCGCAAGTTCCGGCGCCCGAAGTGCCCCCTTGCGCTACGGTGCCGGAGGAAAAAACAGATCATGCCGCGCTGCAATTGCTTATCGAACGTGCCCTGTGGAAGGGGGGCGTGGCCTTCAGCAACCGGAATGTGGTTCTCGAACAGGGGGTTCTCCATTACCGTTTGTCCGGCGCCCTGCCGGAAGGCAGTTGGTACAACGATCTGCGTCGCGTGCTGGAGCAGGATTTCCCCTCGGTTTCCCTGGAACAAAGCATTCCGCCGGGGCAACGGCTCACCATATCGATGCACAAGGAGCCCCAGGTGGTTTTGCATTTTCAACCGCCGGCGGATTCGCAGGTTATGGTTCCTCCCCGGGGAAAAGTCCCGGGACCCAAGGCCAAAATCGCCATTGTGGTCGATGATCTCGGCCGGGACCTTGAGGCGCTGCGGACCTTGCTGTCCCTGGATCTGGACCTGACCATGGCGGTCATGCCCGACGAACCGCATACGCGGCAGGCGGCGGAACTGGCGCACCGGGCCGGCCGGGAAGTGCTGGTCCACATGCCCATGGAGCCGGACAGCTATCCGCGCAATGATCCGGGGCCGGGGGCCTTGCTGCTCGGCCAGGACCCGGTGGAAATCAGACAGCGGGTCTCCGCGATGTTTGAAAAGGTGCCCCATGCCGTCGGCGGCAACAATCACATGGGATCGCGTTTTACCCAGTATCCCGAAGGGATGCGGGCCGTATTCGAGGTCATGAAGGATCACGGTTTGTTCTTCGTCGACAGTCGCACCAGCCCCGGTTCCGTGGCTTTTTCAGAGGCCAGGCAGGCAGGAGTCGCCGCGGCCACCAGGGATGTTTTTCTGGATAATTATCAGGATGTCGAGGCGATTGCACGCCAGTTGCGTGAAACGGTGAAAATTGCCCGTTCGCGGCGCCAGGCGATAGCCATTTGTCATCCCTACCCGGAAACGCTGGCTGCCCTGAAGCGGGAGGCGGCTTTTTTACGTCAGGCGGATCTGCAGGTGGTTCCGGTATCGCATCTGCTGCAGCGCTGA
- a CDS encoding ParA family protein has protein sequence MIEPYVVTVSSEKGGVGKTTLATNLAIYLKALNEELPVTLFSFDNHFSVDRMFRIGRGAPKGDIMDLLAGRPVDQLLELGEYGVQFIPSSRKLEAVAHQVRDRDLLARALAGSSIRGIVIIDTRPTLDIFTQNALFAADRVIVPVKDTPSLENCRHLYDFFEEQGLSKRALRLLPCLIDSRVRFDGPFKNAYQLLKGYAINRGYKCLEGYIAKSPKVESLNTNPEGKIHPVLTHGRGTRVHVQFAHLARQVYICAKEASERRLQQVRQDIEHQERKRDADFLGRRARIAPDCLICGRPLVHHNTMEPAGYFCITSDHEIAGFLDEECFSTLVFRHCYNAQKKISPADPLIDLFRESALRSYFVLSHAGDASLMFHRFDEEGFEISSKSIALRKHESRFLPKEPSALYSLACRTLFDGETPVRKRFVFIRRINSEFPEEILLNDPFNRLDAAMRHIGARLPVSPD, from the coding sequence ATGATTGAACCCTATGTGGTAACCGTATCGAGCGAAAAAGGCGGCGTCGGCAAAACCACGCTTGCCACCAATCTGGCCATCTATCTCAAGGCTCTGAATGAAGAACTGCCCGTAACCCTGTTCAGCTTTGACAATCACTTTTCGGTAGACCGCATGTTCCGCATCGGGCGCGGCGCGCCGAAAGGCGACATAATGGATCTGCTGGCAGGCCGGCCGGTCGACCAGTTGCTGGAACTGGGCGAATACGGGGTTCAGTTCATTCCTTCCAGCCGCAAGCTTGAAGCGGTTGCACACCAGGTACGGGATCGCGATCTGCTGGCCCGCGCCCTCGCCGGTTCGAGCATCCGGGGAATCGTCATCATCGACACCCGGCCGACCCTTGATATATTCACCCAGAACGCCCTGTTTGCGGCCGATCGTGTCATTGTCCCGGTCAAGGACACACCGTCACTGGAAAACTGCCGCCACCTTTACGATTTTTTTGAGGAGCAGGGCCTTTCCAAACGCGCCTTGCGGCTGTTGCCGTGTCTCATCGATTCCCGCGTTCGCTTCGACGGCCCGTTCAAAAACGCCTATCAGCTGCTTAAAGGATACGCCATCAATCGCGGCTACAAATGCCTTGAAGGATACATTGCCAAAAGTCCGAAAGTGGAATCCCTCAACACCAATCCCGAAGGTAAAATACACCCGGTGCTGACGCACGGCCGCGGCACCCGTGTACATGTCCAGTTTGCCCACCTGGCACGGCAGGTCTATATCTGTGCCAAAGAAGCATCCGAGCGGCGTCTGCAACAGGTCCGGCAGGACATCGAGCATCAGGAACGTAAACGGGACGCCGACTTCCTGGGGCGCCGCGCCCGAATCGCGCCGGATTGCCTGATTTGCGGAAGGCCGCTGGTTCATCACAACACCATGGAGCCGGCCGGCTATTTCTGCATCACATCCGATCACGAGATCGCGGGGTTTCTCGATGAAGAGTGTTTCTCCACGCTGGTTTTCCGCCACTGCTACAACGCCCAGAAGAAAATCAGCCCCGCGGATCCGCTGATCGATCTATTCAGAGAATCGGCACTGCGGTCGTATTTCGTTCTGAGTCACGCCGGTGATGCAAGCCTGATGTTTCACCGATTCGACGAGGAAGGGTTTGAAATATCAAGCAAATCGATTGCGCTGCGGAAACACGAATCCCGCTTTTTACCCAAAGAGCCTTCTGCCCTCTACAGCCTTGCCTGCCGTACACTCTTCGACGGGGAAACCCCGGTCCGGAAGCGTTTTGTTTTTATCCGCCGCATCAACAGCGAGTTTCCGGAAGAGATTCTGCTGAACGACCCTTTCAACCGCCTCGATGCAGCCATGCGCCACATCGGCGCGCGGCTGCCGGTATCACCTGACTGA
- the xseA gene encoding exodeoxyribonuclease VII large subunit codes for MHANDGTLSVSRLVSLLRDLVEENFIQVVVTGEIANFSAPSSGHLYFALKDDLAQLRGVMFRTANRLLNFMPENGVQVVCWGRVSLYPQRGELQLVVERMEALGVGSWQLAFEKLKRRLGAEGLFDAARKRRLPPFPRTIGVVTSPTGAAIHDILNVLRRRGAGLRVLLCPVRVQGDGSAQEVARGIADLNRNGQADVIIVGRGGGSPEDLWAFNEEIVARAVFESAIPVISAVGHEVDVTIADLVADLRAPTPSAAAELVVQGRQDLERHVDHLILRLSGQMQGRLQLLAERVAGLRRRLRSPVEDVRKQRTALDQSRLRLQRGMQGALQRCTHRLGVAASRLHDLSPLATLDRGYAIVFADRTGQVVRSSTALKKGDRVSIRLAEGEVAAIVEKTDHEPRLPPPARR; via the coding sequence ATGCATGCCAACGACGGAACCCTTTCGGTTTCACGTCTCGTTTCCCTGCTCAGGGATCTGGTCGAGGAAAATTTCATTCAGGTTGTCGTCACCGGGGAGATTGCCAACTTTTCCGCGCCATCTTCCGGCCATTTGTATTTTGCACTGAAGGACGATCTGGCGCAACTGCGCGGAGTCATGTTTCGCACCGCGAATCGCCTGTTGAATTTTATGCCCGAGAACGGTGTTCAGGTTGTCTGCTGGGGGCGCGTGTCCCTGTATCCGCAGCGGGGCGAACTGCAGCTGGTGGTCGAGCGCATGGAGGCGCTGGGGGTCGGCAGCTGGCAGCTGGCATTTGAAAAACTCAAACGGCGACTCGGTGCCGAGGGGCTGTTCGACGCTGCCCGCAAGCGCAGGCTGCCGCCTTTCCCCCGCACTATCGGCGTGGTTACCTCGCCGACCGGGGCAGCGATTCACGACATCCTCAATGTGCTGCGCCGGCGCGGGGCCGGATTGCGGGTGCTGCTTTGCCCGGTAAGGGTTCAGGGAGACGGATCCGCGCAGGAGGTTGCCCGGGGCATTGCCGATCTTAATCGCAACGGCCAGGCGGACGTTATTATCGTCGGACGGGGCGGGGGATCTCCCGAGGATCTTTGGGCGTTTAACGAAGAGATTGTTGCGCGGGCCGTTTTCGAATCCGCCATTCCCGTCATTTCCGCCGTCGGTCATGAAGTCGATGTGACCATAGCCGATCTGGTTGCCGATCTGCGGGCCCCGACGCCGAGCGCGGCAGCCGAGCTGGTGGTGCAGGGACGCCAGGACCTGGAACGGCATGTCGATCACCTTATCCTGCGCCTGAGCGGCCAGATGCAGGGACGACTGCAACTGCTGGCGGAGCGGGTGGCCGGGCTGCGCCGGCGCCTGCGTTCGCCGGTCGAGGATGTGCGCAAGCAGCGCACTGCCCTCGACCAGAGTCGGCTGCGCCTGCAGCGCGGCATGCAAGGGGCCCTGCAGCGCTGTACGCATCGTCTCGGCGTGGCGGCCAGCCGGCTGCATGACCTGTCGCCACTAGCTACTCTGGATCGTGGCTATGCGATTGTTTTTGCCGACAGGACAGGGCAGGTGGTGCGCAGTTCCACAGCACTGAAAAAAGGCGACCGGGTTTCGATCCGGCTGGCTGAGGGAGAGGTGGCGGCCATTGTGGAAAAAACCGATCATGAGCCGCGCCTTCCTCCGCCCGCCCGTCGCTGA
- the xseB gene encoding exodeoxyribonuclease VII small subunit encodes MEETKTFEDALRALEAVVEKLEAGDLPLEEALASFEVGVKCANRCQELLKAVETQVETLLRKPDGSMVIGNFEE; translated from the coding sequence ATGGAAGAAACGAAAACCTTTGAAGATGCCTTGAGGGCTCTCGAAGCGGTGGTGGAGAAACTCGAGGCGGGGGACCTTCCTCTGGAGGAGGCGCTGGCTTCCTTTGAAGTCGGGGTCAAGTGCGCGAACCGCTGCCAGGAACTGCTCAAGGCAGTCGAGACGCAAGTGGAAACCCTGCTGAGAAAACCTGATGGATCCATGGTTATTGGTAATTTTGAAGAATGA
- a CDS encoding polyprenyl synthetase family protein, whose protein sequence is MDLDAYLKDCRARVDKALDSYLPAEEMLPAKLHKAMRYSIFAAGKRIRPILMMAACEAVGGAPDAVMPAACAMEMIHTYSLIHDDLPAMDDDDFRRGRPTCHKVFGEALAILAGDALLTEAFILLSRMGEDDRIALDTGRRVTSLIARCAGSMGMVGGQVVDMESEGKEIDLATLEYIHTRKTGALILASVQSGALVGGASELQVEALGRYAKAAGLAFQVADDILDIVGDQALLGKDVGSDQQRGKATYPALLGLEAARTRARELRDLALESLSGFDEKAEPLRRIAHYIVDRSF, encoded by the coding sequence ATGGATTTGGATGCCTATCTTAAGGACTGCCGGGCAAGGGTGGATAAAGCTCTCGACAGCTACCTTCCGGCAGAAGAGATGCTGCCCGCAAAGCTTCATAAAGCGATGCGCTATTCTATATTCGCCGCCGGCAAGCGGATCCGTCCCATTCTGATGATGGCCGCCTGCGAAGCCGTCGGCGGAGCGCCGGATGCGGTTATGCCCGCGGCTTGCGCCATGGAAATGATTCATACTTATTCCCTGATCCATGATGACCTTCCGGCCATGGACGACGATGATTTTCGGCGCGGCCGGCCGACCTGTCACAAGGTTTTCGGCGAGGCGCTGGCCATCCTGGCCGGGGATGCATTGCTGACGGAAGCTTTTATCCTGCTGTCGCGCATGGGAGAGGATGACCGGATTGCTCTTGATACGGGGCGCCGCGTGACCTCTCTTATCGCTCGCTGCGCCGGTTCCATGGGCATGGTCGGAGGGCAGGTGGTCGATATGGAATCGGAGGGCAAGGAAATTGATCTCGCCACCCTCGAATATATCCACACCCGCAAGACCGGAGCCCTGATTCTGGCTTCTGTACAGTCCGGTGCATTGGTCGGAGGCGCCAGCGAATTGCAGGTCGAGGCACTCGGTCGCTATGCCAAGGCTGCCGGCCTTGCCTTTCAGGTGGCTGACGACATTCTGGATATTGTCGGCGATCAGGCTCTGCTCGGCAAGGATGTCGGCAGCGACCAGCAGCGCGGCAAGGCAACCTATCCGGCACTGCTGGGCCTCGAAGCGGCCCGGACCAGGGCCCGCGAATTGCGGGACCTGGCTCTGGAGAGTCTTTCCGGATTTGACGAAAAAGCGGAACCCCTGCGGCGCATCGCTCACTATATCGTGGATCGATCCTTCTGA
- the dxs gene encoding 1-deoxy-D-xylulose-5-phosphate synthase, translated as MLKKLRTPDELKSFSVKQLEVLAGEIREKIIDTVSRTGGHLASSLGVVELTIALHRVLNTPADKIVWDVGHQAYAHKLLTGRLEQFDTLRQLGGISGFPKRDESPYDAFDVGHSSTSISAALGMAAARDCHGSQEKVVAVIGDGSLTGGMAFEALNQAGDQQKNLIVVLNDNEMSISPNVGALSSLINRKMTSELVVRIKKEAENFLSHVPRIGKDLLKVARKAEDSLKGFFTPGMLFEAFGFDYVGPLNGHRLETLIPALENVANLEGPVLVHVVTRKGKGFEPAERNPSLFHGVGPFDKATGEVRGGKGGPASFTGVFGKTLTAMAEKDERIVAITAAMLEGTGLKEFSQRFPQRFFDVGIAEQHAVTFAAGLACQGMRPVVALYSTFLQRAYDNVVHDVALQRLPVTFAIDRAGLVGADGPTHHGVFDFSFLRHIPNMVVMAPRDEIELQRAMLTATLHDGPVAYRYPRGQAFGLPLPDAIEPFAVGRGEKLRDGNDAVIFALGTVCREALLAADMLAGEGLSVGVVDPRFLKPLDKELLIAEARRTGVVVTVEENVRQGGFGSAVLEMLGDEGIAARVLRIGLPDRFVEQGTQPQLHARYGLDAEGIAAGVRNFIHGQTTNPQSRASGA; from the coding sequence ATGTTGAAAAAACTTCGAACTCCCGATGAGTTAAAGAGCTTTTCGGTGAAACAGCTTGAAGTTCTTGCGGGAGAGATTCGTGAAAAGATCATCGATACCGTATCCCGAACCGGCGGACATCTGGCCAGCTCTCTCGGGGTGGTGGAGTTGACCATTGCCCTGCACCGGGTGCTGAACACGCCTGCGGATAAAATTGTCTGGGATGTCGGGCACCAGGCTTACGCGCACAAACTGTTGACCGGACGTCTCGAACAGTTCGATACCCTGCGGCAACTGGGGGGGATCAGCGGCTTTCCGAAACGCGATGAGAGCCCTTACGACGCCTTCGATGTCGGGCATTCCAGCACCTCCATTTCGGCGGCCCTGGGTATGGCAGCGGCTCGCGACTGTCACGGAAGCCAGGAAAAGGTTGTTGCTGTCATCGGGGACGGCTCCCTGACGGGAGGTATGGCCTTCGAGGCCCTCAACCAGGCCGGGGATCAGCAAAAGAATCTGATCGTGGTGCTTAACGACAATGAAATGTCGATTTCGCCGAATGTCGGGGCGCTTTCATCGCTGATCAACCGTAAAATGACCTCCGAACTGGTGGTGCGCATCAAAAAGGAAGCGGAAAATTTTCTCAGCCATGTTCCGCGCATCGGCAAGGACCTGCTCAAGGTCGCCCGCAAGGCAGAGGACTCGCTCAAGGGGTTCTTTACGCCCGGCATGCTGTTCGAGGCCTTCGGGTTCGATTATGTAGGACCTCTCAACGGACACCGCCTGGAAACCTTGATTCCGGCCCTGGAAAACGTCGCCAACCTGGAAGGTCCGGTGCTGGTGCATGTCGTTACCCGCAAGGGCAAGGGCTTTGAGCCCGCGGAACGCAATCCCAGCCTGTTCCACGGGGTCGGGCCGTTTGACAAGGCGACCGGCGAGGTCCGTGGCGGCAAAGGCGGTCCCGCGAGCTTCACAGGTGTCTTCGGTAAAACCCTGACGGCCATGGCGGAAAAGGATGAACGCATCGTTGCCATTACCGCGGCCATGCTCGAAGGGACCGGACTCAAGGAATTTTCGCAGCGGTTCCCGCAGCGCTTTTTTGACGTCGGCATCGCCGAACAGCACGCCGTTACCTTTGCCGCCGGTCTTGCCTGTCAGGGCATGCGTCCGGTGGTTGCCCTGTATTCGACGTTTCTGCAGCGCGCTTACGACAACGTGGTGCATGATGTGGCGCTGCAGCGGTTGCCGGTGACCTTCGCCATCGACCGGGCGGGTCTGGTCGGCGCGGATGGACCGACACACCATGGCGTGTTCGATTTTTCCTTCCTGCGGCACATTCCCAACATGGTCGTGATGGCCCCGCGAGACGAAATCGAGTTGCAACGCGCCATGCTGACCGCGACCCTGCATGATGGTCCGGTGGCTTACCGCTATCCCCGTGGCCAGGCATTCGGTCTGCCATTGCCCGACGCCATCGAGCCGTTTGCCGTGGGCCGGGGGGAAAAACTGCGGGATGGCAACGATGCCGTGATCTTTGCCCTGGGCACCGTCTGCCGGGAGGCGCTGCTTGCCGCCGATATGCTGGCAGGCGAGGGGCTATCCGTCGGGGTGGTCGACCCGCGGTTTCTCAAACCCCTGGATAAGGAATTGCTGATCGCCGAAGCCAGACGCACCGGGGTCGTCGTTACCGTCGAGGAAAACGTGCGTCAGGGCGGCTTCGGGTCGGCGGTGCTGGAAATGCTCGGTGATGAAGGCATCGCCGCGCGGGTGCTGCGTATCGGTCTGCCGGACCGGTTTGTAGAGCAGGGAACGCAACCGCAGCTGCATGCCCGTTATGGCCTCGATGCCGAAGGCATTGCGGCCGGCGTGCGCAATTTCATCCATGGGCAGACGACGAACCCTCAAAGCCGGGCATCAGGTGCATAG
- a CDS encoding Crp/Fnr family transcriptional regulator, with amino-acid sequence MNDRDAIKSCPLFSGVTDRDLDDLTRIARRQVFVKGQMVFSEGDEATGFYVPVEGKIKLFKLSPEGKERILRIAHPGRTVAEAAIFDIGLFPACAQALEPSVLLFFPKQAILDLLHHNAQLAINMIGGISRILREMMDHVESLTFRDVPSRLARYLLDLSDMQKRHVHLPVSKTQLAANLNTAGETLSRTLRKMSDDNLLRVRGRTIEIIDFQGLVDLSERYKE; translated from the coding sequence ATGAATGATCGCGATGCCATAAAAAGCTGTCCCTTGTTTTCCGGCGTGACGGATCGCGATCTCGACGATTTGACGCGCATTGCCCGGCGGCAGGTTTTCGTCAAGGGGCAGATGGTTTTTTCCGAAGGGGATGAGGCCACGGGTTTTTACGTTCCGGTGGAGGGCAAAATCAAGCTCTTCAAGCTGTCACCGGAGGGAAAGGAACGTATTTTGCGCATCGCGCATCCGGGGCGCACCGTTGCCGAAGCGGCCATTTTCGATATCGGACTTTTCCCGGCGTGCGCTCAGGCCCTTGAGCCCTCAGTGCTCTTGTTTTTTCCCAAACAGGCCATTCTGGATTTGCTGCACCACAATGCGCAGCTTGCCATAAACATGATCGGAGGAATCTCGCGGATTCTGCGGGAAATGATGGATCATGTCGAGTCCCTGACATTCAGGGATGTTCCGTCCCGGCTGGCGCGTTATCTGCTCGATTTGTCGGATATGCAAAAGCGGCACGTGCATCTGCCTGTTTCCAAAACGCAACTGGCCGCCAACCTGAATACCGCCGGCGAGACGCTGTCACGCACCCTGCGGAAAATGTCCGACGACAACCTGCTCCGGGTGCGGGGCCGGACCATCGAAATCATTGATTTTCAGGGGCTTGTCGATTTGTCCGAACGTTACAAGGAATAA
- a CDS encoding acyl-CoA thioesterase encodes MITSTNLIARYAETDAQGVVHHASYLVWFEEARSDFLRQRGLAYSDMERDGFFVMVTGVEVSYRAPAFFEDRITVETTLEKARSRMLEFSYKIRNQENRLLVEGRTRHLVVGADRKPHGLPKAVLDKLTPSSC; translated from the coding sequence ATGATTACCAGCACCAATCTCATCGCGCGCTACGCCGAAACCGATGCTCAGGGCGTCGTGCACCATGCCAGCTACCTGGTGTGGTTCGAGGAAGCGCGCTCCGACTTTCTGCGCCAGCGTGGTCTGGCCTACAGCGACATGGAGCGGGACGGTTTTTTCGTCATGGTGACAGGCGTGGAAGTATCCTATCGCGCTCCGGCCTTTTTTGAAGACCGAATCACCGTCGAGACAACCCTGGAAAAAGCGCGCAGCCGCATGCTGGAGTTCAGCTACAAAATTCGCAACCAGGAAAACAGACTGCTTGTCGAAGGGCGCACCCGGCATCTGGTGGTCGGAGCTGATCGCAAGCCTCATGGCCTGCCAAAAGCGGTGCTGGACAAACTGACGCCATCTTCGTGCTGA